The Mycobacterium seoulense genomic interval CAGCCGATGGTGGCGATCCTATGGGGACGCGACGCGTCCACGCTGAAACCCATTCTGGCCGAGGGCAATTGCGTGGCAATCGAGTCGCCGCACCCGTCGCCGCTGTCGGCGTCTCGGGGATTCTTCGGGTCGCGCCCGTTCAGCCGCGCCAACGAACTGTTGACGGGCATGGGCGCCGACCCGATCGATTGGCGGCTGCCGTGAGCGGCATGACGGCGTTACGGGCGCACCGCCGGGGCGGCCCGGAACAACTCGTCGTCGAGCGGGCGCCCGTGCCCGCCCCGGCGGCGGGCGAAGTTCTGGTGGCCGTGTACGCCGCCGCCATCACATTCGACGAGCTGACGTGGGAGGAGACCTGGAGCCGGGACGGTGTCAGCCGGACGCCGGTGATTCCGTCGCACGAGGTCTCGGGCGTCGTCCAGGAGACCGCCCCCGGCGTGGCCGATTTCGCGCCCGGCGACGAGGTGTGCGGGCTGATTCCCTTCGACCGCGACGGCGCGGCGGCCGAATTCGTCTGCGTTCCCGCGTCAGACCTGGCCCCCAAGCCGTCGACGGTGTCGCACGCCGTCGCCGCCGCCCTGCCGCTGGCGGGCCTGACCGCGTGGCAGGCCCTGGTCGACCATGCCGGAGTGCAACCGGGGGAGTCCGTGTTGGTGCACGGGGGCGCGGGCGGCGTGGGCGCCTTGACGGTTCAGCTGGCCGCGATGCTGGGCGGGCGGGTCACCGCGACCGTGCGCAGCGACGTCGGTGACCTGGTTCGCGGACACGGGGCCGCCCGGGTGATCGATGTCCGCACCGAGGCATTCGACGACGCGGTCTACGACGTCGTGATCGACACCGTCGGCGGCGAGACGCTGGACCGGTCGTTTCCGGCGCTCCGCCGCGGCGGGCGACTGGTCACCCTGTCGGCCCCACCGCCGGCCGGCTGGGCCGACGAATACGGCGTGACAGCAACGTTTTTCATCGTCACACCGAACCGGGAACAGCTGGCCGAGCTCGCCGCGCTGGTCGATCGCGGACGGTTGCGCGTCGAGATCGCCGGGACGTTTCCGCTCGAGAAAGGCCGCGAGGCGTTCGAAAGCCGTGGCCTGCCGGGCCGTCGCCCCGGCAAGACGGTCATCGTGGTTCGGGATTAGGGCGGCGCTGTTTGCAGCCTTGCGGTTGCTCTGTAATCCCTTGTGTCACTTTCGCTTCAACCGTCACAACGCGAGCTTTTTTGTCGGTGGGTGTCCCTAGGTTTGAGGCATGGGAGCCAATAGTCGTGAGGAGATCGTCGACGTTTTCGACACGTTCGACCACGACGTGGACCGCCTGTGCGCGTTGTCCTTTGACGCGTTCACCACCCCCGAGCGGCTGCGCGCCCTCGAGCGCCTGGAACGCGCTTACCGCCGGCTGCGCACCCCGCAGCACGCGTTGATCAACCAGCTGTCTGAGCAGGCGAGCCCCGAAGAGTTGGGCGGATCGCTGCGGGTGGGGCTGGCCGACCGGTTGCACATCACCAAGGGCGAGGCCGCCCGGCGCATCGCCGAAGCCGCCGACCTAGGCGAGCGCCGGGGGTTGACCGGCCAGCCGTTAGCGCCCCAATTGAGCGCCTCCGCGGCCGGCCAACGCCAAGGGCTCATCGGTGATGGGCACATCAAGGTGATCCGTACCTTCTTTGCCCGTCTGCCCGTCGAGGTCGACGCGGTGACCCGCGAGTCCGCCGAAGCCGACCTGGCCGCCAAAGCCACCGGGCATCGGCCCGACGAATTGGCCAGATACGCCCAGCGGGTCATGGATTGGCTGCACCCCGACGGGGATTTCAGCGACGCCGAACGGGCCCGCAAGCGTGGGATCACCCTGGGCGCTCAGGAATTCGACGGCATGTCGCGCCTC includes:
- a CDS encoding NADP-dependent oxidoreductase, translated to MTALRAHRRGGPEQLVVERAPVPAPAAGEVLVAVYAAAITFDELTWEETWSRDGVSRTPVIPSHEVSGVVQETAPGVADFAPGDEVCGLIPFDRDGAAAEFVCVPASDLAPKPSTVSHAVAAALPLAGLTAWQALVDHAGVQPGESVLVHGGAGGVGALTVQLAAMLGGRVTATVRSDVGDLVRGHGAARVIDVRTEAFDDAVYDVVIDTVGGETLDRSFPALRRGGRLVTLSAPPPAGWADEYGVTATFFIVTPNREQLAELAALVDRGRLRVEIAGTFPLEKGREAFESRGLPGRRPGKTVIVVRD